A section of the Candidatus Neomarinimicrobiota bacterium genome encodes:
- a CDS encoding efflux RND transporter periplasmic adaptor subunit, giving the protein MAKKKNKKRRNIIIAVVVAVVILAVVGFKIARSGVEPIEVQTESVKRQKIVHKVTASGTIQPERQVDISANISALIMEIMVEEGDSVLIGQHLISLDRTRYEAAAEQTQSRLKSAQATLVKATATKERDEKLFSQQLISNQQLEASTAQFQLAESDVELSRAALKSSLDDLSKTSLLAPSTGIVTEVRKEAGEMALGSMFQADVLMTIADLTKMEVVVEVNENDVVDVSVGDSTEIEIDAFQDTVLYGIVKEIAHVAQTAGLGTQEQVTNFNVKVTMLEVLTSIRQGMSATVNVITDVKDDVLAIPIQALTVRSEKPVSFAAGDDRHGDEQEGEWNPESAGKEKRQKMVEVVFVMSDTAVVSSGEEGVDKPKGSKFAEQRKVKVGLSSETHYEVLFGLKEDEQIVTGSYKAISRELQQNSPIVKKERGKGKEEGAEQK; this is encoded by the coding sequence ATGGCAAAGAAGAAGAACAAAAAGCGGCGCAACATTATTATTGCTGTCGTTGTTGCTGTCGTAATTCTGGCTGTTGTCGGATTTAAGATAGCACGTTCAGGAGTGGAACCCATCGAGGTACAGACAGAATCGGTAAAACGTCAGAAAATTGTACACAAGGTAACTGCGTCAGGAACTATTCAGCCCGAAAGACAGGTGGACATCAGCGCCAATATCAGTGCGCTGATCATGGAGATTATGGTGGAGGAAGGGGATTCTGTGCTGATTGGTCAGCATCTAATTTCTCTCGATAGAACTCGTTATGAGGCTGCGGCGGAACAGACTCAGTCACGTCTTAAATCTGCTCAGGCTACTCTGGTGAAAGCGACAGCCACAAAAGAGAGAGATGAGAAACTGTTTTCGCAGCAGTTGATTTCCAATCAACAGTTGGAAGCGTCTACAGCGCAGTTTCAGCTGGCGGAAAGCGATGTTGAACTTTCGAGGGCAGCGTTGAAATCGTCGTTGGACGATCTTTCCAAGACTTCTCTGCTTGCGCCCAGTACCGGTATCGTTACCGAAGTACGCAAGGAAGCGGGAGAGATGGCGCTCGGTTCCATGTTTCAGGCTGACGTCCTGATGACTATTGCCGACTTGACCAAGATGGAAGTGGTGGTAGAAGTGAATGAGAATGATGTAGTCGATGTCTCTGTCGGTGATTCTACCGAGATTGAGATCGATGCATTCCAGGATACCGTACTGTATGGGATTGTGAAGGAAATTGCTCACGTTGCCCAGACTGCCGGCTTGGGCACTCAGGAACAGGTGACCAATTTTAATGTGAAAGTCACCATGCTCGAGGTGCTAACTTCAATACGCCAGGGCATGTCGGCTACAGTCAATGTTATTACTGATGTTAAGGATGATGTATTGGCCATTCCGATTCAGGCTTTGACCGTAAGATCGGAGAAACCGGTATCGTTCGCCGCTGGAGATGACCGGCACGGTGATGAACAGGAAGGTGAGTGGAATCCAGAAAGCGCTGGTAAAGAAAAAAGACAAAAAATGGTGGAAGTTGTCTTCGTCATGAGCGACACCGCGGTGGTTTCATCCGGGGAAGAGGGTGTGGACAAACCGAAAGGGTCGAAGTTTGCTGAGCAACGGAAGGTGAAAGTTGGACTTTCCAGTGAGACTCACTACGAGGTGCTGTTCGGTCTCAAGGAAGATGAACAGATTGTGACAGGAAGTTACAAGGCAATCTCTAGGGAGCTTCAACAAAATAGCCCGATTGTGAAAAAGGAGCGAGGAAAGGGCAAAGAAGAAGGAGCAGAACAAAAATAG